A window from Solanum stenotomum isolate F172 chromosome 5, ASM1918654v1, whole genome shotgun sequence encodes these proteins:
- the LOC125863652 gene encoding uncharacterized protein LOC125863652 has product MDAALIANECVDRRTRGDVAGLMYKLDIEKAFDHVNWNYLLNLLKQMDFGNRWLKGLRQGDPLSPFLFILAMEGLSSMVRTALQKNWIRGFKLNSHGMGDLEVNWRKSNLFPIKDVNHMQTLADILGCGVDKLPTVYLGMPLGNKHDDLKIWDNIIEKTEKKLSQWNTYHLEEESFL; this is encoded by the exons ATGGATGCAGCATTGATAGCAAACGAATGTGTAGACAGAAGAACCAGAGGAGATGTGGCTGGTCTAATGTACAAATTAGACATTGAAAAAGCTTTTGATCATGTCAACTGGAACTATCTCCTAAATCTCCTCAAACAAATGGATTTTGGAAATAGATGGCTGAA GGGTCTTAGACAAGGAGACCCCCTCTCCCCTTTTCTCTTTATCCTAGCCATGGAAGGACTCAGCAGTATGGTTAGAACAGCTCTACAAAAGAACTGGATAAGGGGTTTCAAGCTTAACAGCCATGGTATGGGTGATTTGGAA GTAAACTGGAGGAAAAGCAATTTATTTCCCATCAAAGATGTAAACCACATGCAAACTCTGGCTGACATCTTAGGCTGTGGGGTGGACAAACTCCCAACTGTTTACCTTGGCATGCCCCTTGGTAACAAACATGATGATCTGAAGATTTGGGATAACATCATAGAGAAGACAGAGAAAAAATTATCTCAATGGAATACATATCACTTGGAGGAAGAGTCATTCTTATAA